Part of the Zea mays cultivar B73 chromosome 4, Zm-B73-REFERENCE-NAM-5.0, whole genome shotgun sequence genome is shown below.
acttccaccatgccatattgattttctcgcgttgtatttggagaaaaccaatcacaatcgaagaacaccactttgagttgtttatctccaaaaaacttgtactcgattataccattaatgactccataataattagtcaccttcccttcatcatcgacagctctagttacaactccggagtttgtcgtggctgctagaggatgatcatcttcgaaccttgtggaacggaatctaaaaccattgacatcataccgaccataacgtctgtcagttactgctcctagggataattgtcgaaggtccaggtgtatattgtcatttttatctacataatctcgaaaccaacacaagaaattaagtctcccatcttttccctctcgacgaatctggtcacgttcacagccagagatgcaattttgagaatcaaattccctgttagtacaaggaaacaaaccttttagtatcacaacaaaaattctatcggcaatgactaaaataaagtttacacttacaggagaaactgactcatctcttccatgttgttatacatgtagagtaaagcagtcttccattcgtcgttggtgaaacagtatgttgtgctgggtcctacagttttgcccctccattgaaaaatttcaatatcactaatagggggctcgtcgacatgataccgcaacgtatgggcattgacattgtgttcctctgcaaagtacaggcccgtgaacgatgctatctctttgtatttgaattcttcagcgatgcacccttcaactcgtctcttattaccaaccattgcatgtagcttctttagtgtcctttcggtgtgatacatccatctatattgcacaggacctcctaccttagcttcgtatggtaggtgaacaagtagatgttgcatcagattgaagagacctggtggaaatattttttcaagtttgcataccaaaatcggtatttcttgctcaagcttctccatcatctctttctttatttctttggcacaaagatgtctataaaagtagcttagctccgctaatgctttccagacatcattttttacaaaaccacgaaacataacaggaaggagtctttccattattatgtggtagtcatgactcttcaacccagaaaacttgcccgtcttcaaattcacagaccttctaaagcccgcggcgtaaccatctgggaactttaagtttttcaaccatttcatcaattgtttcttccttttaggtttaatactgaaaggagcatgtggcttcttctgattctctcctatctccatagttggtcttctacagattaaggccaagtctttccttgccttagggttgtcttttgttttgtcggtgatattcatgcaagtgctgataatgctttcacccatatttcgttcctggtgcatgacatcaatgttatgcattagaatcaaggctttcatataagggagttcccatagaccacatttgtgagtccaattatgctcggttccataaccttcaaaacgatttccatgttcgtttagtttcaaatcattaagtctcgcgagaatctctggaccacttagacgcttgggtggtcccctcgtcacaatcgtgtcctttttaaaagcgttcctatcgaacctgaacgggtgatcctctggcaaaaaacatctatggcaatcgaagtaacatatctttccaccaaactttagtcgaaagcataaagtgtcttcaacgcatataggacatgtcaaaatcccatgacaactccatccagcaaagataccataagccataaaatcatgaatagaccataaaaacgtggctctcaggttgaacttctgtttcttgtaacaatcgtacgcctcgactccttcccacaaaattttcaattcttcaatcaggggtctcatcatcacatcgatctttgttccaggatgatccggaccaggtattataagacacaagaaaataaattcatatttcatgcaaagagctggtggaaggttgtatggaacagcaaagacgggccaacatgagtacgacgttgcagttagattgaatggtgagaaaccatctgttgccaaaccgaagcggacattccacacttcatcagcaaagctggaatcaaaagcatctagtgccttccatgcatctgtatcagttgggtgcaccatgacatttggattctcacgtaccccttctttgtgccacctcatgtgtctggctgtattcttggagatgaacgaacgtttcaaccgaggtatgagaggcatgtaatgaagctgcttacgtgcaatcttcgtagtcacggtcaaaccatcatcgttttcaacctcaacgaatctacgctcaccacatacagtacacttcttctcaccttcggtctccttccagaaaagcatacaattattttcacagacatcgattttttcgtagtccataccgaggccagataacagctttttagactgatacatgtcctttggcatcttgtgattctccggaagtacatcactgatcaagtttaaaagttccttgtaacagttgtttgagaatgcaaacttagacttaatagccataagtcgagtcacaaatacaaggacggtcacttttgtatgctcatgcaacggctcttcggcagctttaaggagctcgaagaacttctgaacctcaggtgtagctggatcctcaaactcggtgggttgaccggggttctccgaatcgacggttagaaactcatggcgtacatcgtcaagcatctcttccatcctatcgtagtcctcctcttcatgtgactgaacttccgatacaatacgaggaggtgggtcctcaccgtggtgcacccacacctcatagcctggcatataaccgttcttgcaaatatgtatcgacatagtcctcctgtcaaggaaattaatgttccgacacttgctacaagggcacctaacatcggttccagtctctgaccgagcaaaagcatggtcgagaaaagcatcagtcttggccacccactcacttgatagagcacctcttttcttccaaccttcatacatccatcgacgattctcctccatactagatacgagacgttaacttaattagataagtaatgcacgggccatccgtttttacgaagaaatcacgcccctacatctgtaggaaaggataggtcctaaacccacccaggagtgaccgacgaggccgtgtttatgacaagacatgtggtcgtgcgaaatttcggcagcataaccccgttgttctccaatcgcacgcctaaaaatggtgcaattggagaacagagaggttatgctgccgaaactaagcaggagcacatgcttttgtcataaacacggactctatcggtcaccccgaggctgtccaataaagggacaattccggcccaacatacctcacatgcgtcgcttgtaaggtgtgttgggccgaaacgggtgacgcctaggtttcgtttgttcacactacgatacacctatgattaactataatcatcgtgcattattaaataattaaactaataaaccacaatacaatattacatacgaaataacattgttatagatgacaaatcatataaaatgaccttatttccgagggcataataattaccctcgtaaattaaaaatttaaattatctaaagtaccactaaataaactaaaacaagctactttaattacgtaatcaaattttggccgtcggacataacaaactaaacaatcaaatgcaTTCATACATACAATTCTAATCAAATACATTAATACAAGCATACAATTCTAATCAAATAAATTAATACAAGCATACAATTTTAATAAACAAAATTGCTAATTAAGTATACTCACTTAGCGGGCGTGGGGAGCCGGCCGGCGACGGGCGCACGGGGCCGTTGGCCGGAGCACGGGGCGGCGGCGACCGGCaaacggggcggcggcggcggcggccgaagcacggggcggagctcggggcggtggccggagcacgggccggaccacggggcggcggcggcgggaccACGGGCGCGACGGGCGTGGCGGCGACCGAGCGCGAGCGGCGGCGATGGTGGCGGCGACCGAGGCCGTgcgggacggcggcggcggcagagaGAAACGGACGCGCGCGCGGTGAAATGAAAGCCGCGCGGGTCCGATCCGCGCGTTAAAaagccttatctccgacggctaggTACGGGACCGTCGGAGAtaaccttatctccgacggctcggtacgaggccgtcggagataagcgcTATTTCCGAGAGCCGActgtggccgtcggacataaccttatctccgacggcctcgtacagagccgtcggagataaggagGCCGTCGGAAATGCTCTGTTTTACTGCAGTGGCTAGTCGAACAAAGCTAAACGATGATAAGATTAAAAGAAAAAATGATATTAGTAAGCGCCATATTTTTCACCTGCACGTGCCAAAACATATCAAcagtaattagtgccatccaagtCGTACACAACACTCCTATTCATACCTTCAAATACATACACCCACTAACCGCACCTAGATCCCTACATGCCGCAAGTACTGACAATAATGGCATACCGTCAGGCTCGATGTCTTCGACTTGTATCCTGCGAAATGACTCGACTGCCTCCTCTACACGTCTCACTAGAAAAAATAGCGCCCTATCGGGCGCTGTATCACCTAGCATGGTTAAACAACCCGAGTCCATGCTTAATAACGCCTCCAGAACCTCACAGCGTCGTCAAGTCGTCATGACAAAGCAGTGGCGCGTTCCGAGAGCTCGAGCAAACCAGGGGACGGCCTCGGCGGCATTGCTTCTTCCTGTTCCTGGGCGTCCACCATTTCCAAGATCTTTCTTACGGTTGCCTGTAACCTCTCGTGACCACCTTCCAGTGTGGACTGACCAGCAGTTACGTTCGGTTGGATGGCCATAGCCTCCTTGTTTCCGAGACCCATGTTTGACGGCTTCGTTTTCGACTGTGCTTTCGCTGATGTTACTGCATTGGTAAAGACGTCGGGTTCCTTGAGGCCACGAATGATAGCCTGCAGAGTTTTGGGGCATAAAATGTAGCAGCAATAAGAAAAACAGCTTTCACGCCTACAAGATTGAGATCAGGACTAACCATGGGGCATAGTTATGTTCCCGGTACCTGAACAAAGGTAATCATCAGACCAATGTGATGATCTCTCTTAATTCAGGTAGGATAGGGAGGAATGGTCGATGCTTGGTACACGGAGGGCTAAGGGTGTTACCAGTTCCCCATCTCCTCCTCAGTTGCTGTCGATGCAATTATAAAGGCCTGCCATGACACAATACACGGGAGGATTCATTACTCATTAGCTCTCCGAGTCAGTTATCCAGTTAGCTACCAATGCACAGTAAGAAAGGGGCCATTCAAAAGACACCTATATGGTTCTCTGGCATGGCTGGCTATACATTGTATGCTGGAGAATGGACCATGAGGAAACATTTCTGTGATGAGTACAAGGCACATGAAGAAGGTAAAATATTGTATCTGATTCAGACATAACTACATCCTGTCATACAATTTCAGTTAAAAAAAAGATACTACATGCATATGCGAAAAATGAAATCGTTTCCACTCATGACAATTTCCGTGAGCATTTCGAGAGTTATGATACCATATGCATATTGTGAAAAATGAAATCGTAAAGATATTTCTTAAACATGGAAACCTGCAGGCACAAAAGAATTTATAAAACATGCAACCTATCAAACACAGCCAACGATAATCCGACCAATCCTATCAATTCCTGCAATGCATTAATGAGAGTAGTTATGTGTAGTGTTTGCTAAACTATAGTTTTTTTCTAGACAGTGAAACTATATCCAGTTACGTACAGGTGGCACTTTGTTTCTCAAGCCAGTGGATCATCAATAGGATACAGagcatttttccctttcttttgaaTATATGTTACAGATAACAGTAGTTCTATACCTCAGTAAAAGGATCCTTAATGTCATACGGTCAATGCTGCTTTCCTGGAAAAAAAGAAATATATACACAATAATCAGACGTGAAACACGTTACGATATTCAACAAACATGTTGCTTCTGTGACTCACATAATTGGGGAAGATAACCATGTCAACGTTGTCAGGAACATCTAAAAGCAATCGCCTCAGGGAGTACTCTCGGGCACCAGCTTGATGAATCAACTCATCAGTATCGAGGTGAATGATCCAATCCATTCTAGCATCCTGTGACAATCAAACGGGGGACATTCACATCAATGTCACCCCTAAATACAAAAGGTTGTATCCTAAAAGTTGTGTTAGGGAAGTAAGAAAAGGATGCGGGGCAGGAAAATGTTGATAAACTGTTCGGAACTTGACATTATTTTTATTATAGCCTCCCCCTTTCATTGCTATAAACTGTATAGATACACTGCTACGCACAATCAATAACTCAACATGGTGAATTCCAGTGTTGTTTTCATATATCAATTTCTGCACAGCAGAGCTCGAAACAAGACTGCTACATAATTATAATATAATTCCCAATAGTGAGGAAAACGATGCTGAAAATTAAATAATATGAAGAGCAATGTATCTGCGAATATAGGCGTGGACAACAATTACAACACTTAGGAAAGGGCTATGGAAGTCAAGATTACTGTTTAAATCTATGCTAAAAACACAGAAAGTCAGTGCTTTAGTTCTCATGGAACGAGTATTTTAAGGTTGAAAAGGTTCTCATGGAACTGTTGTGTCATCGACATACTTTCTATCCTGTTTCTCTTTCAGTTCTTTAGTTCTGTAAATAATTTTTACCCCCTAAAGACACAGAAAGTCAGTGCTTAGATAATGCAAAGAAATAAGACATGATATGGGATAGAAATTACTTGTTTACCTGAATAGATTCAAGAACAGAGGTGACAGCTGGCTTTGCAGCCTCTCCTTCAACTAATAGAAAGAAATGTGAAACACCAATGACATTGTGATAATACAACCATGGAAGAATCTGGTGTAGGCCAGCAGATGTGCTTCCCGTGATACAGATCTGCAATCCAAGATACAGGATAAGCTGAATATAGGTACAGTTTGGGTTCAAAATGTGAACAAGAttattgcaaaacaaaacaaaaaaagaaaaagaggggACAAGGTTTTAAGGTTGAAATGAAAAAATGGTATTGTTGGATCATGGCAAGTGTTCGCCGAGTGAGGCTTCTCAACAAACATTTTAAGATCACAGGAATGTTATATATCTTGTTTTCCCAAGTTCCTACCTTAATAACAAGGTAATCTAATATGCTTGGATTCATGCTGTTGCCAAAACTCTTGTGTATATGAATGTGATGATACAACATCTCCATATTGTGCAATCATGATTGTACAAACAAGGAATTTCTACATATACTGCAGCTACGGTTGCTCATGCAAGGGAACTTTCACTTGAATGCTACGACCTGCACTGCACAATTTACCGAACATAGAACGAGCGCTAGTGGGGAGGAGGCAACTGTTGCTTCAACGCGCAAGCAGAATCGCGGCACCACACGTGGGGATCCGGCTGCCTAGTGGGGAGGAGGCCGTGCGGGGAGAGAAGCCTGCTCGTCGCCTCCTCGAGAGGGCGACGACGGAGATAACCAGATCTTGGGATTTGGGGTTGGTGGGGAGATGGGGACGCGATGAGAGGTGATCGCGACAAGAACCTCCGTCCCCATCTCAAGCCTGCTCGTCGCCCATTGTGACCAGATCTCTACGATCTTCGAGTCGGCCAGCTGCACGTACCCGTAGGAGACGAGCTTGGACTCGGCGGCCGCATCCCCGAGCTTCTCAATCTGGATGACGCCCTCGAGCGGCACGCCTTCGTCCGCGACGCGGACAAGGACCGGGTCCTCGGTGGAGGAGGGCGGAGGGGCCCTCACCCGCGGCGGCTGGGGtcggcgcggcgcggcgcggggctTGGTCGGCGCCAGCGCCGGAGAGCGCCAGGCGGCGGCGCAGGAGGCGAGGGTTGGCGAAGAGCGGGTAGGGGTTGGTGGTGGACGGCCCCGGCGGCTTCGACGGCAGCCGCCGCGCGGAGAGGGAGGTGGGGAGGGGGgctgggagggagggagggacagCCTCGGCGGCTTCGACGGCAGCCGCCGCGCGGAGAGGGAGGTGGGGAGGGGGactgggagggagggagggatttGCACCTGGATTCCGGAGACCACGTCGAGGGAGGAGCACGAGCTAAATCGCGAAAAGACAGAGGATCTTTGTGCAAAACTGCGACCGTGAAACGCGGGGAGAGCTCCAAACAGCTTCAGGTTTTAATAACTCCGATGTGTTGTATCCAACGACCACCGTCGTCTCATGTTTTAGGAGGGGCTCTATATTTAGCGTTGGTTGCCATCGGATGACAAACTTTTTTTTAAGATAACATGGCTTAAGTACATGTGAGAGTTGCTCTCACGGTTAATATagtaaataaaaataaataaatatgacTCTCAGCCGAGCTCCGATGCAACGGTGATCTCCTCTCAGGGCCGTTCCTGGTTTTTCAGGGGCCCAGTGCGAAATTCGATATATAGACCTCATCcacacacaaatatatataattactagtcggttgtccgtgcgttgcgacggtatacaacaatacccacataaactatccattaaaaaatttcaagattttttattgattgtctccgctctctgtataatatattttttgatttggctaactgatgttattgtttactccatgcaaatatgtcttggtacaacacggtcaataaagtgagcgattagaaaagagttcacaacgattgactaAATGAACATAGataataaaatgacataattccatcataaagagaccaaataagagaaagtttgtgagatcaagtttataaaataagtccaatgaagtcaaacttataaaaaagatagatcaaaatatggagtggttgctaaagtcagacatcaataaaaactgaaTGCGCTCCACATAAATtacgctacttcgtagcaattactaacgtttaaaaccaacaaataacctttcattttgctgttagtgtgacaaatcattgctgctccaaCCAATTCAGCAACTTCAAACAACATGTAGtctattgcgccaatgtggtcttagaaacgacctaatgcttgcaagagcaaagaacgtcgtgccgtgtttgggctgtagcctcgacccgtagtgctggtccggtccgacacgattattttttattttacaaaaaaatgtatatacctatatacaatttatattcaatattaaaaatatcttaacgtgatgttctactggttagacagttttACCTAGTGTCTCCTGACCTTCTTCCATCGGGGCacgggttcaaaccccaccttttgcaccattttttaacattttacgttgatttaattaaatggatcgacgggctaacgggctgcccgacacagttagcaggccgacatgacgtgtttgtgccatagttgtggcccgtgTGCATCTAGCCCATGTCGGGCGTCGTTtcactgatttaattaaatggatcgattAACTAACGGGCTGGCTCGACACAGTTAGCAGACCGGCATGACGTGTCTATGtagcggattaatttgaaatagctgtgagggtttatttataaaaaaatgacgcatgacgaccgttgaaactggtgctttaagtatagtatagatatatatatatatcaccaaATATTTTacgtataaaaattattatgcaCTGTTTTATAAGATAACAgatataaaatatagcaaaaaacacttacttgttatatgatattattaaaaatatctttaacattttgtgatacaaagtcatcgcttatatcatcgagatcaatctcatccaacaGCTTTTTTTCGACATATAGAATCACCAAGCAATTTAACCTCTCTTGAGTTATTGTTGACCATAAATAATTCATaattttttaaattttaaaaatCTTCTCTCTACCGAAGCAACCATCATATGTATAGtttataatactctctctatatcaaaataaaatttgttttgcttctttagtggatttatcatcatcatcaatataaacataaaaattaaGAGCTAAACCGAATATTATTTTGAAACGATGAAGTATTCGATAAGTAATTGAGATATTAGTTTAACAATATAAATGAGACTAGTCGATAACTCGATAGCGTATTGTTTTTTGGGTATTTATGTCTAGAATAGATAGATTTAACAAAAAATATATACTAACGTCCAGTGGCTAGGGGGCCCGGTGCCGCGGCACCCGAGGCACCCCTCAAGACCGGCCCCGTCTCCTCTGCACGGCAGCTGGTACGGTGGTGCATGTTTCATGTTCCATGGAAGTGGTTGATGAAGCAACACAAGTGGACAAGAACAAACCATGCATACGTAGCTAGGCGTCCCGCACATGTTGCACACCTTACCTCTAGGTCTACATAGGATAGGTTTTTCAAGTACAACAAATACTTAGGAGACTGTATGATACACTCCAAAACTTTTAGGCTAACTGCAACAAATCTCTATTTTAtttctgtcggagaggaaattctccggccgggtgacggaacgcacccgccctaaatcctaagatgaggaggaggcctaagcgttttgcctgctaggtGGATTcgagatgaacacaagaacacacaagggtttagagtgattCAGACCGccgaagcgtaataccctactccactgtgtgtagtATTGAGtatgtgagcttgagagcttgtatgaacttgtgagtatgAGAGTCTGTGTGAAtttgccttgtaacgtcgtgtgtcctcccttttatagctcaagggaggcacgtacaaggatgctgagccccgacatgtgggtccATGAGCAAAACGGAGGGAATACATTATAGAAGTAACTAATGCGAGTACGCCTGAGCAATCTTCTGGCGCCATGTTGTCCGTAGTCCATACAGTGTTGATATGTTGcggctgcttccttggtaacgcGTGAGTAATGATGGGCGTAGCGTACGCGGCAgcatgggcgtactgcctgccagtggaatggacaggcacgccgcctgcggaaTGGACTGGTCACCGCCTGCCCgcggaatggacaggtctcattaaatgcgaaagcggcacatcacctgccaatagaatggacagggctcaataaatgctgaggcggcacatcgcctgtcagtgaAATGGACAGGTGGCGCGCCttgtccgcaataaatgcagagaccgcgcagcccagaggccttacatcaggttccgcccgttggcttacgtcacgtgtaCCATGCCACATGACAGCATCGGCGCTCCGCCTGAGTGGGGAGCTGAAGCGTATACGGTATGgctcggacacgtgtcggctccggaccccgtctggccttgattaaggcctgtgtattctctgtcccagaatcctgggaccctgctgtgagtggctcggaccccacacagaggggtccggaacccatcataggggtcc
Proteins encoded:
- the LOC103654925 gene encoding glycosyltransferase-like KOBITO 1; protein product: MPLFGALPAFHGRSFAQRSSVFSRFSSCSSLDVVSGIQICITGSTSAGLHQILPWLYYHNVIGVSHFFLLVEGEAAKPAVTSVLESIQDARMDWIIHLDTDELIHQAGAREYSLRRLLLDVPDNVDMVIFPNYESSIDRMTLRILLLRPL